Proteins encoded in a region of the Deltaproteobacteria bacterium genome:
- a CDS encoding TetR/AcrR family transcriptional regulator, translated as MGTKERRDRQKQATRQRILDAARELFVKEGYEAVTMRKLAAAIEYSPTAIYFHFADKETLFRELCVQDFLAISHEFFPLATIADPVARMRQLGQVYVRFALAYPNHYRLMFMTPHPPIDSEQVGCHLGNPRDDGYAFLKLTVEEAMRQGRLRPELTDAEELVQLLWGSLHGIIALQIIKGQDTVVPWRPLEALAERLMDIHLRALLREEA; from the coding sequence ATGGGCACCAAGGAACGCCGCGACCGCCAGAAGCAGGCCACCCGGCAGAGGATCCTCGACGCGGCGCGCGAGCTCTTCGTGAAGGAGGGCTACGAGGCGGTGACCATGCGCAAGCTGGCCGCCGCCATCGAGTACTCCCCGACGGCGATCTATTTCCACTTCGCCGACAAGGAGACGCTCTTTCGCGAGCTCTGCGTGCAGGACTTCCTGGCCATCAGCCACGAGTTCTTCCCGCTCGCGACGATCGCCGACCCCGTGGCCCGGATGCGGCAGCTCGGGCAGGTCTACGTGCGCTTCGCCCTCGCCTATCCGAACCACTACCGCCTGATGTTCATGACTCCGCACCCGCCGATCGACTCCGAGCAGGTGGGCTGCCATCTCGGCAACCCCCGGGACGACGGCTACGCCTTTCTGAAGCTGACGGTCGAGGAGGCGATGCGCCAGGGCCGCCTGCGCCCCGAGCTGACCGACGCCGAGGAGCTCGTACAGCTTCTCTGGGGCTCGCTGCACGGGATCATCGCCCTGCAGATCATCAAGGGGCAGGACACGGTCGTCCCGTGGCGCCCGCTCGAGGCCCTCGCCGAGCGCTTGATGGACATCCACCTGCGCGCGCTCCTGCGCGAGGAGGCCTAG
- a CDS encoding ABC transporter permease: protein MVDLARKNLLHDKLRFLITVSGVAFAVTLVLVQVGLFFGILENATITIEHLGADLWVTSKNTPTIDFPHAFPESHVHRVRGLPGVARADNLIVGYMNLALPTGAEETAAVYALEDFAAWNFPWKVAEGDVRDLRRGRYFFLDDSAAKRFGAFKVGEYREVMGQRLKLIGRTQEARSFTTTPIAFMDYRLAQQLSPTMLGGRAPFILVKLGPGADLAAVRAEIARRLPHHDVLTSAEWAARCRHYWIVNTGLGFNMFLTVFLGCLVGVVVVAQTLYTSTMEHLKEFGTVKAIGGSNGLIYGILTRQALIAAVFGFVLGAIPSYLLRPLVLKVDLKLIIGHELAALVFVGTVLMCLGASLISFRKVAGIDPALVFRG, encoded by the coding sequence ATGGTCGACCTGGCGCGCAAGAACCTCCTCCACGACAAGCTGCGCTTCCTGATCACCGTCTCGGGCGTGGCCTTCGCCGTCACCCTCGTGCTCGTCCAGGTGGGCCTCTTCTTCGGCATCCTCGAGAACGCCACCATCACCATCGAGCATCTGGGCGCCGACCTCTGGGTCACCTCCAAGAACACGCCAACGATCGACTTCCCGCACGCCTTCCCCGAGAGCCACGTGCACCGCGTGCGTGGCCTCCCCGGCGTCGCGCGCGCCGACAACCTGATCGTGGGCTACATGAACCTGGCCCTGCCGACAGGCGCCGAGGAGACCGCCGCCGTCTACGCCCTCGAGGACTTCGCCGCCTGGAACTTCCCCTGGAAGGTCGCCGAAGGGGACGTGCGCGACCTCCGCCGCGGCCGCTACTTCTTCCTCGACGACTCCGCGGCGAAGCGCTTCGGCGCCTTCAAGGTCGGCGAGTACCGCGAGGTGATGGGCCAGCGCCTGAAGCTCATCGGGCGCACCCAGGAAGCGCGCTCGTTCACCACCACGCCCATCGCCTTCATGGACTACCGCCTCGCGCAGCAGCTCTCGCCCACGATGCTCGGCGGGCGGGCGCCCTTCATCCTCGTCAAGCTAGGCCCCGGGGCCGACCTGGCCGCCGTGCGCGCGGAGATCGCGCGCCGCCTGCCGCACCACGACGTGCTCACGAGCGCCGAGTGGGCCGCGCGCTGCCGCCATTACTGGATCGTGAACACCGGCCTCGGCTTCAACATGTTCCTGACCGTCTTCCTCGGTTGCCTGGTCGGCGTCGTGGTCGTCGCGCAGACCCTCTACACCTCCACCATGGAGCACCTCAAGGAGTTCGGCACCGTCAAGGCCATCGGCGGCAGCAACGGCCTCATCTACGGCATTCTCACGCGGCAGGCCCTCATCGCCGCCGTCTTCGGCTTCGTCCTCGGGGCCATCCCTTCCTATCTCCTCCGGCCGCTGGTCCTGAAGGTGGACCTGAAGCTGATCATCGGCCACGAGCTCGCGGCGCTGGTCTTCGTGGGCACGGTGCTCATGTGCCTCGGCGCGTCGCTCATCTCTTTTCGCAAGGTGGCCGGCATCGATCCCGCGCTGGTTTTCCGAGGCTGA
- a CDS encoding ABC transporter ATP-binding protein, giving the protein MGVLQAHDVTKTFREGREPVEVLKGVSLTLARGEVLSLEGPSGSGKTTFLSILGCILTPTSGSLVVDGESVDARRPERLPELRKRSIGFVFQQFNLFPALTALENVEFALNIKGVTGRAARKEAERALDAVGLSDRLRFLPRDLSGGQKQRVAVARALAGRPTILLADEPTANLDSVVGTQVLELFRELVKRENGALLVVTHDPKVRAFADRVVRISDGRLEA; this is encoded by the coding sequence ATGGGCGTACTTCAAGCGCACGACGTGACGAAGACCTTCCGCGAAGGGCGCGAGCCGGTCGAGGTGCTGAAGGGCGTCTCGCTCACCCTCGCGCGCGGCGAGGTGCTCTCGCTCGAGGGGCCCTCGGGGTCGGGCAAGACCACCTTCCTCTCCATCCTCGGCTGCATCCTGACCCCGACCAGCGGCTCGCTGGTGGTGGATGGAGAGAGCGTGGACGCGCGCCGCCCCGAGCGGCTGCCCGAGCTCCGCAAGCGCTCCATCGGCTTCGTCTTCCAACAGTTCAACCTCTTTCCCGCGCTGACCGCCCTCGAGAACGTGGAGTTCGCCCTGAACATCAAAGGGGTCACCGGTCGCGCCGCCCGCAAGGAGGCCGAACGCGCGCTCGACGCCGTCGGGCTCTCCGACCGCCTGCGCTTCCTCCCGCGGGACCTCTCCGGTGGACAGAAGCAGCGCGTGGCGGTGGCGCGCGCGCTCGCCGGACGTCCCACGATCCTTCTCGCCGACGAGCCGACGGCGAATCTCGACTCGGTGGTGGGGACGCAGGTGCTCGAGCTCTTTCGCGAGCTCGTGAAGCGCGAGAACGGCGCGCTCCTCGTGGTGACGCACGACCCCAAGGTGCGGGCGTTCGCCGACCGCGTGGTGCGCATCTCCGACGGACGTCTCGAAGCGTGA
- a CDS encoding efflux RND transporter periplasmic adaptor subunit → MATSRSVKRWILPGLGLLTTVALVLEWQNLRGLAATVGRRSAARTPTPIGALASSGPGPVRAEGRLVTYPGAEVSVASEVAGTLARVAVVEQSRVRRGELLAELRSEEQRAALAEARAQERLAEVDVRFLEKELRRAERLQSSSAIAVQALDRARHELERARARLHLATATTRRLVVALSRTRVLAPIDGVVTARFAQAGETIGPGTRLVTIADLSRTRVEAEVDEFDALRVRPGASVRISVEGLDGQAFAGRVEEIPDAVSGRRLKPQDPGRPADTRVLLVKVALLGKTPLKLGQRVELELTEAARIAR, encoded by the coding sequence ATGGCCACGTCTCGTTCGGTCAAGCGATGGATCCTCCCCGGCCTCGGGCTTCTGACCACCGTCGCGCTCGTGCTCGAGTGGCAGAACCTGCGCGGGCTGGCCGCCACGGTGGGGCGCAGGTCCGCGGCACGGACGCCCACGCCCATCGGTGCGCTCGCCTCCTCGGGCCCGGGTCCGGTCCGCGCCGAGGGCCGGCTCGTGACCTATCCGGGGGCGGAGGTCTCCGTGGCGAGCGAGGTGGCGGGGACCCTCGCGCGCGTCGCCGTGGTGGAGCAGTCGCGCGTGCGACGGGGCGAGCTTCTGGCCGAGCTGCGGTCGGAGGAGCAGCGGGCCGCCCTGGCCGAGGCGCGCGCGCAGGAGCGACTGGCGGAGGTGGACGTGCGCTTTCTCGAAAAGGAGCTGCGGCGTGCCGAGCGGCTGCAGAGCTCGAGCGCGATCGCGGTGCAGGCGCTCGACAGGGCGCGCCACGAGCTCGAGCGGGCGCGGGCTCGCCTCCACCTCGCCACGGCCACGACGCGTCGCCTGGTCGTCGCGCTCTCCAGGACCCGCGTCCTGGCCCCCATCGACGGGGTCGTGACCGCGCGCTTCGCGCAAGCGGGCGAGACCATCGGCCCCGGCACGCGCCTCGTGACGATCGCCGACCTGTCGCGCACGCGCGTCGAGGCCGAGGTGGACGAGTTCGACGCCCTGCGCGTTCGCCCCGGCGCCTCCGTGCGCATCAGCGTCGAGGGCCTCGACGGGCAGGCCTTCGCGGGTCGCGTGGAGGAGATTCCCGATGCGGTGAGCGGCCGGCGTCTCAAGCCCCAGGACCCGGGCCGCCCGGCGGACACGCGCGTCCTCCTCGTCAAGGTCGCCCTTCTCGGCAAGACCCCGCTCAAGCTCGGTCAGCGCGTGGAGCTCGAGCTGACCGAAGCGGCACGCATCGCACGCTGA
- a CDS encoding cobalamin-dependent protein (Presence of a B(12) (cobalamin)-binding domain implies dependence on cobalamin itself, in one of its several forms, or in some unusual lineages, dependence on a cobalamin-like analog.), with the protein MDILLINPNREHVPWPAMPLGLCMVASALRRAGHDVSLLDLAFSTDPYRETTAALRRGTPSVVGVTIRNIDNCNFERPVFYLTEIRDGVLRAIRENAAAAPIVIGGSGVSVAPWEVLNYLRADYALVGEGEEALPAFLAALGRGDASAGDYGVLTRQGPSASVDTAVALNEVRTLEHEPRGGRSRLANLDSGAQSEAWRWLDLRRYATHGAPYSVQTKRGCALRCVYCVYNNIEGRRYRLRAPAAVADEIEYVVRAHGIKRVDFVDSTFNLPLAHALGVCEELAVRALPVRLSTMGINPAATSTALLNLMRRAGFDSVMCSAESASDVTLGSLQKGYRKEAVIHAAEQLRRAGLKVFWFFIFGAPGETLDTVGETLAFCERYVQATDVALFTTGIRVYPGTPLEQQLKRSGWFDANDPLLWPSWYVSPTIDLQQLYGLLVRAAARHPNWMTNAETIVHPTLALAIKRGFELVGWRGPFWTHLPKLFTLATHLGTRQRNLEANVARMRAIRNVPHRSGPVGGGVA; encoded by the coding sequence ATGGACATCTTGCTGATCAACCCGAACCGCGAGCACGTTCCGTGGCCGGCCATGCCCCTCGGACTGTGCATGGTGGCCTCGGCGCTGCGACGGGCCGGCCACGACGTTTCGCTGCTCGATCTGGCGTTCTCCACCGACCCCTATCGCGAGACGACGGCGGCCCTCCGGCGAGGTACACCGTCCGTGGTCGGCGTTACCATCCGAAACATCGACAACTGCAACTTCGAGCGGCCGGTGTTCTATCTGACGGAGATCCGGGATGGCGTGCTGCGCGCCATTCGGGAAAACGCGGCCGCCGCGCCGATTGTGATAGGGGGCAGCGGCGTCAGCGTCGCCCCCTGGGAGGTACTGAACTACCTTCGCGCCGACTACGCCCTGGTGGGTGAGGGCGAGGAAGCCCTGCCAGCCTTCCTGGCTGCCCTCGGGCGCGGAGACGCTTCTGCGGGCGACTACGGCGTCTTGACCCGCCAGGGCCCTTCGGCCTCGGTCGATACCGCGGTGGCGCTCAACGAAGTGCGCACGCTCGAACACGAGCCCCGCGGCGGTCGTTCCCGCCTGGCGAACCTCGACTCCGGGGCCCAGAGCGAGGCCTGGCGCTGGCTCGACCTGCGACGCTATGCGACCCACGGCGCGCCGTACTCGGTCCAGACGAAGCGCGGGTGTGCGCTGCGCTGCGTCTATTGCGTCTATAACAACATAGAGGGACGCCGTTATCGGCTACGGGCCCCGGCCGCCGTGGCCGACGAGATCGAGTATGTCGTACGCGCCCACGGCATCAAGCGGGTCGACTTCGTGGATTCGACGTTCAATCTGCCCCTCGCCCACGCGCTCGGAGTCTGCGAGGAACTCGCGGTGCGCGCTTTGCCGGTACGGCTCTCGACGATGGGGATCAACCCCGCTGCCACCTCCACGGCGCTTCTGAACCTGATGCGGCGTGCGGGGTTCGACAGCGTGATGTGCTCGGCGGAGAGCGCCTCGGATGTGACCCTCGGCTCCCTGCAGAAGGGCTACCGCAAGGAGGCCGTGATCCATGCGGCCGAGCAGTTGCGACGCGCCGGCTTGAAGGTGTTCTGGTTCTTCATCTTTGGCGCGCCCGGCGAGACGCTGGACACCGTCGGTGAGACGCTCGCCTTCTGCGAGCGCTACGTCCAGGCCACCGACGTGGCGCTCTTCACCACGGGGATTCGGGTCTACCCCGGAACGCCCCTCGAGCAACAGCTCAAGCGTAGCGGCTGGTTCGACGCCAACGACCCGCTGCTCTGGCCCTCCTGGTACGTCTCGCCGACGATCGACCTGCAGCAGCTCTATGGCCTGCTGGTGCGGGCCGCGGCACGCCACCCGAACTGGATGACCAACGCCGAGACGATCGTCCATCCGACGCTGGCGCTGGCCATCAAGCGTGGCTTCGAGCTCGTCGGCTGGCGCGGCCCCTTCTGGACGCACCTTCCCAAGCTGTTCACCCTGGCCACGCACCTCGGGACGCGACAGCGCAACCTCGAGGCCAACGTGGCCCGTATGCGCGCGATTCGCAACGTGCCGCATCGAAGCGGACCCGTGGGGGGTGGAGTGGCGTGA
- a CDS encoding 5-deoxy-glucuronate isomerase has protein sequence MPQGDLLTSLRAGLQPGLNPILDHRSDPEVGLDVAVLSLAAGQSHRADSDGLETAWVALEGRGTLTVDGRSMAFDRPSWVESGPFVAHGPAGTRLEVRARTDCQLACLATPNEASFASRLYTPEQVADEHRGKGRWQDAAYRIVRTVFDGESAPPESRLVLGEVVNFPGRWSSYPPHHHAQPEIYYYRFWPEQGYGHGELGEAIHRLKQHDLLRVTRARDHAQVAAPGYYMYYLWAIRHLEGARYTGFEYAPEHSWLLKEEDEG, from the coding sequence ATGCCCCAAGGCGACCTGCTGACCTCGTTGCGGGCGGGCCTTCAGCCCGGGCTCAATCCGATCCTGGATCATCGCAGCGACCCCGAGGTGGGGCTGGACGTGGCCGTGCTCTCGCTCGCCGCCGGGCAGAGCCATCGCGCCGACAGCGATGGGCTCGAGACCGCGTGGGTGGCGCTCGAGGGGCGCGGCACGCTCACCGTCGACGGGCGCAGCATGGCCTTTGACCGCCCGAGCTGGGTGGAGAGCGGTCCCTTCGTCGCGCACGGCCCGGCGGGGACGCGCCTCGAGGTGCGGGCGCGCACGGACTGCCAGCTCGCTTGCCTCGCCACGCCCAACGAGGCGAGCTTCGCGTCGCGGCTCTACACGCCCGAGCAGGTGGCCGACGAGCACCGCGGCAAGGGGCGCTGGCAGGACGCGGCGTACCGCATCGTGCGTACCGTCTTCGATGGAGAGAGCGCGCCGCCCGAGTCGAGGCTCGTCCTCGGCGAGGTGGTGAACTTCCCCGGCCGGTGGAGCTCGTATCCGCCGCACCACCACGCGCAGCCGGAGATCTACTACTACCGCTTCTGGCCCGAGCAGGGCTACGGGCACGGCGAGCTCGGCGAGGCGATCCATCGGCTGAAGCAGCATGACCTGCTGCGCGTGACGCGCGCGCGTGACCACGCGCAGGTGGCTGCGCCGGGCTATTACATGTATTACCTGTGGGCCATCCGGCACCTGGAGGGGGCGCGCTACACGGGGTTCGAGTACGCACCGGAGCATTCCTGGCTACTCAAAGAGGAGGATGAGGGATGA
- a CDS encoding 3D-(3,5/4)-trihydroxycyclohexane-1,2-dione acylhydrolase (decyclizing) produces MSRITAAQALVDGLVGEGVEVVFGIFGHGNVQLSHALYERRDRIRFITVRNEQAGVHAAAAMARLTGRPQAVTTSVGPGATNLVTGAAMARINRWPVLLLPGEVFAENVGPVLQQLEGTHDETANDALRPVSKYWTRLQRPERLRRTLREAFEAMLEPGSEGPATICIPMDVQAEGFLWERERRLAPRDRRYHRPVADATRVAEAARWILEARRPLIVAGGGALRSDASAELVTFAELLGAPVAPTQAGKGVILFEHPLNAFGVGPTGSAMGNHLAAHADLVIGVGTRYSDFTTASETAFSSEARFINVNVCHFDVRKQRALQLWGDARATLAALRAEFERAGATARGTGSGATYQASGEYGAELRAQRAAWLEETDRWRTREGLPLRQSTAIGTINDLLPAASVVVSAAGTLPGDLQKLWRDKDPAGKGYLCEYGYSTMGFEIAAGLGAKLALPDREVVVLVGDMSFLMMPGELVTAAQLGIPFTVVVFDNGGGQSIRGLQRRSGFGDYGMEYLRADGSRLALDFAAIARGMGCHALPVEDAAGLVDAFAQARATRDRPTVIDLKVSRDELMGGYGGWWDVPQPEVDAQGALREARGAYLKEKAKQVIR; encoded by the coding sequence ATGAGCCGTATCACGGCAGCCCAGGCGCTCGTAGACGGCCTGGTCGGGGAGGGCGTGGAGGTGGTCTTTGGGATCTTTGGCCACGGCAACGTGCAGCTCAGTCACGCGCTCTACGAGCGGCGAGACCGCATCCGCTTCATCACGGTGCGGAACGAGCAGGCGGGGGTGCACGCCGCGGCGGCCATGGCGCGGCTGACCGGGCGGCCGCAAGCCGTCACCACCAGCGTCGGGCCCGGCGCGACGAATCTGGTCACCGGCGCCGCGATGGCGCGCATCAACCGCTGGCCCGTCTTGCTCCTGCCCGGCGAGGTCTTCGCCGAGAACGTGGGGCCTGTGCTGCAGCAGCTCGAGGGCACGCACGACGAGACGGCGAACGACGCGCTGCGCCCCGTCTCGAAGTACTGGACGCGGCTCCAGCGACCGGAGCGGCTCAGGCGCACGCTGCGCGAGGCGTTCGAGGCCATGCTCGAGCCCGGTAGCGAAGGGCCGGCGACGATCTGCATCCCGATGGACGTGCAGGCCGAGGGCTTCCTCTGGGAGCGCGAGCGACGGCTGGCCCCGCGGGACCGTCGCTACCACCGGCCGGTAGCCGACGCCACGCGCGTGGCCGAGGCTGCGCGCTGGATCCTCGAGGCGCGGCGGCCGCTCATCGTCGCCGGGGGCGGAGCCCTGCGCTCGGACGCGAGCGCGGAACTCGTCACCTTCGCCGAGCTGCTCGGCGCGCCGGTCGCACCGACGCAGGCCGGCAAGGGGGTGATCCTCTTCGAGCACCCGCTGAACGCCTTTGGCGTGGGTCCCACGGGAAGCGCGATGGGCAATCACCTGGCCGCGCACGCGGACCTCGTGATCGGCGTCGGTACGCGCTATAGCGACTTCACCACGGCCTCCGAGACGGCGTTCTCCTCGGAGGCGCGCTTCATCAACGTGAACGTCTGCCACTTCGACGTGCGCAAGCAGCGGGCGCTCCAGCTCTGGGGGGACGCGCGGGCCACACTCGCCGCGCTGCGGGCCGAGTTCGAGCGAGCGGGGGCCACGGCGCGGGGCACGGGGAGCGGCGCGACCTATCAGGCGAGCGGAGAGTACGGGGCGGAGCTCCGCGCCCAACGCGCGGCGTGGCTCGAGGAGACCGACCGCTGGCGCACGCGCGAGGGTCTGCCGCTGCGGCAGTCCACGGCCATCGGCACGATCAACGACCTCCTCCCCGCGGCGTCGGTGGTGGTCAGCGCGGCGGGGACCCTCCCCGGTGACCTGCAGAAGCTCTGGCGCGACAAGGACCCCGCCGGCAAGGGCTACCTCTGCGAGTACGGCTACTCCACCATGGGCTTCGAGATCGCCGCCGGTCTCGGCGCGAAGCTCGCGCTCCCCGACCGCGAGGTGGTGGTGCTCGTCGGAGACATGAGCTTCCTCATGATGCCGGGCGAGCTCGTCACCGCGGCGCAGCTCGGGATCCCCTTCACCGTGGTGGTCTTCGACAACGGCGGCGGTCAGTCGATCCGGGGGCTCCAGCGGCGGAGCGGCTTCGGCGACTACGGGATGGAGTACCTCCGCGCCGACGGTAGCCGGCTGGCGCTCGACTTCGCGGCCATCGCGCGCGGAATGGGCTGCCACGCGCTCCCGGTCGAGGACGCGGCGGGGCTCGTGGACGCGTTCGCGCAGGCCCGGGCCACGCGCGACCGCCCGACGGTGATCGATCTGAAGGTGAGCCGGGACGAGCTGATGGGTGGGTACGGCGGCTGGTGGGATGTCCCCCAGCCGGAGGTCGATGCCCAGGGGGCGCTGCGCGAGGCCCGCGGCGCCTATCTCAAAGAGAAGGCCAAACAGGTGATCCGCTGA
- a CDS encoding TIM barrel protein — MSAIVVANAPVSFGIFEAAFGATKQLPYTQVLSMIAEAGYQGTELGPYGYLPTEPEKLDRELRHHGLKLGSSFVPLALADAHRFDEARAEVRKVAALLRTQGVEEVIIADAGDARRRAEGGRRPAGWTDAEWKVATRTLDTLARELRDDFGMRVVVHHHVGTYLETPEEIDRMLDETDPSLVGLLLDTGHYVYGGGDPVAVLAQRRDRIWYLHYKDVDEAKLERIRREKIDMDSAWRLGVFVPLGRGQVDFATLTRSLKDTHYRGWVVVEQDTMADADGNLTPDPFQSAKASREYLRTLGL, encoded by the coding sequence ATGAGCGCCATCGTCGTCGCCAACGCCCCGGTGAGCTTCGGTATCTTCGAGGCCGCCTTTGGAGCCACCAAGCAACTGCCGTACACGCAGGTCCTGAGCATGATCGCCGAGGCGGGCTACCAGGGGACCGAGCTCGGTCCGTACGGGTACCTGCCGACGGAGCCCGAGAAGCTCGACCGGGAGCTCCGGCATCACGGGCTCAAGCTCGGCTCGTCCTTCGTGCCGCTCGCCCTCGCCGACGCCCACCGCTTCGACGAGGCGCGGGCGGAGGTGCGAAAGGTCGCCGCGCTCTTGCGCACGCAGGGCGTGGAGGAGGTGATCATCGCCGACGCGGGAGACGCACGACGCCGCGCCGAGGGGGGGAGGCGTCCCGCCGGCTGGACCGACGCGGAGTGGAAGGTCGCGACGCGCACGCTGGACACGCTCGCGCGCGAGCTGCGCGACGACTTCGGCATGCGCGTGGTGGTGCACCACCACGTGGGGACCTACCTCGAGACGCCCGAGGAGATCGACCGCATGCTCGACGAGACGGACCCGAGCCTGGTCGGGCTTCTCCTCGACACGGGGCACTACGTGTACGGGGGCGGCGACCCGGTGGCGGTGCTCGCGCAGCGCCGGGACCGCATCTGGTACCTGCACTACAAGGACGTGGACGAGGCCAAGCTGGAGCGCATTCGTCGAGAGAAGATCGACATGGACAGCGCGTGGCGCCTCGGGGTGTTCGTGCCGCTCGGGCGCGGCCAGGTGGACTTCGCGACGCTCACGCGCAGTCTGAAGGATACGCACTACCGGGGCTGGGTGGTCGTCGAGCAGGACACGATGGCCGACGCCGACGGGAATCTGACGCCGGATCCGTTTCAGAGCGCGAAGGCGAGTCGCGAGTACCTGAGGACGCTCGGGCTATGA
- a CDS encoding quinone oxidoreductase has translation MTRRTRAVRIHRTGGPEVLCVEELELGVPGPGQALVRHEAIGVNFIDTYHRSGLYPLDGFPSPLGHEGAGVVEAVGPGVSEVSVGQRVAYAGRPVGAYAEARLMPAERLVPLPAGIASEQAAGMMLKGMTAEYLLRRTYPVKAGQTVLFHAAAGGVGLIACQWLKHLGATVIGTVGSDEKAELARAHGCTHTIVYTRENFVERVRELTGGRGVPVVYDSVGRDTFLGSLDCLEPRGTFVGFGNASGKPEPFDVTLLAAKGSLYMTRPTLFTYTASRPELLASANALFEVVQAGAVRIEVRHRFPLAEVAEAHRALEGRRTTGSCVLVP, from the coding sequence ATGACGCGGCGAACGCGAGCGGTCCGCATCCATCGGACGGGGGGCCCCGAGGTCCTGTGCGTGGAGGAGCTCGAGCTCGGTGTGCCGGGCCCGGGGCAGGCGCTGGTGCGGCACGAGGCCATCGGCGTCAACTTCATCGACACCTACCACCGGAGCGGGCTTTATCCGCTGGACGGCTTTCCCTCGCCGCTCGGACACGAGGGGGCCGGGGTCGTCGAAGCCGTGGGACCCGGCGTGAGCGAGGTCTCCGTCGGGCAACGCGTGGCGTACGCGGGGCGTCCGGTCGGCGCTTACGCCGAGGCGCGCCTGATGCCGGCGGAGCGGCTGGTACCGCTCCCGGCGGGGATCGCGAGCGAGCAGGCGGCAGGGATGATGCTCAAGGGGATGACCGCGGAGTACCTCTTGCGGCGCACCTACCCCGTGAAGGCCGGGCAGACGGTGCTCTTTCACGCGGCGGCGGGGGGCGTCGGGCTCATCGCCTGCCAGTGGCTCAAGCACCTCGGCGCGACGGTCATCGGCACGGTGGGCTCCGACGAGAAGGCGGAGCTCGCGCGGGCCCACGGGTGCACCCACACCATCGTCTATACGCGCGAGAACTTCGTCGAGCGCGTACGCGAACTCACGGGGGGACGCGGCGTGCCGGTGGTCTACGACTCGGTCGGGCGCGACACCTTCCTCGGTTCGCTGGATTGTCTCGAGCCGCGCGGGACCTTCGTGGGCTTCGGCAACGCCTCGGGCAAGCCCGAGCCCTTCGACGTCACGCTCCTCGCGGCGAAGGGGTCGCTCTATATGACGCGGCCCACGCTCTTCACCTATACGGCGAGCCGGCCGGAGCTACTGGCCTCGGCGAACGCCCTCTTCGAGGTGGTGCAGGCGGGGGCGGTCAGAATCGAGGTGCGGCACCGTTTTCCGCTCGCCGAGGTGGCCGAGGCGCATCGCGCGCTCGAGGGGCGACGGACCACGGGCTCCTGCGTGCTGGTGCCATGA
- a CDS encoding transaldolase family protein: MTHPKSLLHQMTLEQPTQFWNDSCEEQSLRRAIEHGATGATTNPVIVLEAIDADRPRWLEFVARLRRDHRAETEEQLAWRLVSEAATRGADLLRPIWEAHAARRGWICMQVSPRLYPDAQAMVAQGRRFAELRPNMAVKVPAVEGGLQAIEELVAHGVSVNATVLFTVPQALAVAEAMERGLDRADWAGRDVTRIACWVTIMVGRLDDHLRDQAAAQNLTIEAEQVRQASTAVMRKAYRLFKERGYRATLLAAAMRSHHHWSEFVGGDLIVTIPPAWQEKFNASGVEVRPRIDEPVSEAVVESLRTAFPDFVRAYDEDGLAHEAFVSFGAATKTLHQFLDGYEKLLRLVRAVMLPL; encoded by the coding sequence ATGACGCACCCGAAGTCGCTGCTACATCAGATGACGCTCGAGCAGCCGACCCAGTTCTGGAACGACAGCTGCGAGGAGCAGAGCCTGCGTCGGGCCATCGAGCACGGGGCCACCGGCGCGACCACGAACCCGGTGATCGTGCTCGAGGCGATCGACGCCGACCGCCCGCGCTGGCTCGAGTTCGTGGCGCGGCTCCGGCGCGATCACCGGGCGGAGACCGAGGAGCAGCTCGCCTGGCGGCTGGTCAGCGAGGCGGCCACGCGTGGCGCGGACCTCTTGCGCCCGATCTGGGAGGCCCACGCGGCGCGGCGCGGCTGGATCTGCATGCAGGTCAGCCCGCGGCTCTACCCCGACGCGCAGGCCATGGTGGCGCAGGGGCGACGCTTCGCCGAGCTGCGGCCCAACATGGCCGTGAAGGTGCCGGCCGTCGAGGGGGGTCTCCAGGCCATCGAGGAGCTCGTAGCGCACGGCGTGTCGGTCAACGCCACCGTGCTCTTCACCGTGCCGCAGGCCCTCGCCGTGGCGGAGGCGATGGAGCGCGGGCTGGATCGCGCGGACTGGGCCGGCCGCGACGTGACGCGCATCGCCTGCTGGGTGACGATCATGGTCGGGCGCCTCGACGATCACCTGCGCGACCAGGCCGCGGCGCAGAACCTCACCATCGAGGCCGAGCAGGTGCGGCAGGCCTCGACGGCGGTGATGCGCAAGGCGTACCGGCTCTTCAAGGAGCGCGGCTACCGCGCCACGCTGCTCGCCGCGGCGATGCGCAGCCACCACCACTGGTCCGAGTTCGTGGGAGGCGATCTGATCGTGACGATCCCGCCCGCGTGGCAGGAGAAGTTCAACGCCTCGGGAGTCGAGGTGCGGCCGCGCATCGACGAGCCGGTGTCCGAAGCCGTGGTGGAGTCGCTTCGCACCGCGTTTCCCGACTTCGTGCGCGCCTACGACGAAGACGGGCTCGCACACGAGGCCTTCGTCTCCTTCGGCGCGGCCACCAAGACCCTCCACCAGTTTCTGGACGGCTACGAAAAGCTCCTGCGGCTCGTGCGGGCCGTGATGTTGCCGCTCTAG